In one window of Nicotiana tabacum cultivar K326 chromosome 12, ASM71507v2, whole genome shotgun sequence DNA:
- the LOC107797579 gene encoding monosaccharide-sensing protein 2, which yields MNGAVLVALAATIGNFLQGWDNATIAGAVVYIKKELTLDASVEGLVVAMSLIGATLVTTCSGPISDSFGRRPMLILSSMFYFLSGLIMLWSPNVYVLLIARLLDGFGIGLAVTLVPLYISETAPSEIRGSLNTLPQFTGSGGMFLAYCMIFGMSLMTSPSWRLMLGVLSVPSLIYFVLTVLYLPESPRWLVSKGRMLEAKQVLQKLRGMEDVSGEMALLVEGLAVGNDPSIEEYIIGPANELTEDQELTTDKDHIKLYGPEEGLSWVARPVPAQSSLALVSRQGSMVQQSVPLMDPLVTLFGSIHEKLPDTGSMRSMLFPNFGSMISTMDPHIKDDHWDEESLQREGDGYPSDGIGADSDDNLQSPLISRQTTAVENMVPPPHGSTLSVRRHSSLMQGNAGEGVGSMGIGGGWQLAWKWSEREGEDGNKEGGFKRIYLHQEGVPGSRRGSLVSVPGGDIPEDGEFIQAAALVSQPALYSKELMGQHPVGPAMVHPSETASKGPSWAALLEPGVKSALIVGIGIQILQQFSGINGVMYYTPQILEQAGVGVLLSSFGIASDSASFLISALTNFLMLPSVAIAMRFMDVAGRRTLLLYTIPVLILSLILLVIGNTVNLGSVAHAVVSTVCVILYFCFFVTGYGPIPNILCAEIFPTRVRGLCIAICALVFWICDVIVTYTLPVMLRSIGLAGVFGIYAVVCVISWFFVFLRVPETKGMPLEVITEFFAVGARQAAMAKHE from the exons ATGAATGGTGCTGTTTTAGTTGCGCTTGCCGCAACCATTGGAAATTTTTTGCAGGGTTGGGATAATGCTACTATTGCTG GAGCTGTTGTATACATAAAGAAGGAACTTACTTTGGATGCTTCAGTGGAAGGACTTGTTGTTGCTATGTCACTCATTGGAGCGACGCTTGTCACAACTTGTTCTGGACCCATATCTGACAGCTTTGGTCGTCGCCCTATGCTTATTCTGTCATCCATGTTTTATTTCCTCAGTGGCTTAATAATGTTGTGGTCACCTAATGTCTATGTTCTGCTTATAGCTAGACTCTTAGATGGGTTTGGGATCGGATTAGCAGTTACACTGGTCCCATTATATATATCTGAGACTGCTCCATCGGAAATAAGAGGGTCACTTAATACACTTCCGCAGTTCACTGGTTCTGGTGGAATGTTCTTGGCCTACTGCATGATTTTTGGAATGTCCTTGATGACCTCGCCGAGTTGGCGACTGATGTTGGGTGTTCTTTCAGTTCCTTCTCTTATCTATTTTGTATTAACTGTACTTTATTTGCCTGAATCTCCTCGATGGCTAGTCAGTAAAGGAAGAATGCTTGAGGCAAAACAAGTTTTGCAGAAATTGCGTGGCATGGAGGATGTTTCAG GGGAGATGGCATTGCTTGTTGAAGGTTTGGCGGTTGGTAATGATCCATCAATAGAAGAGTATATCATTGGTCCAGCTAATGAGCTTACTGAAGATCAGGAGCTGACTACTGATAAAGATCATATCAAGTTGTATGGCCCAGAGGAAGGCCTCTCGTGGGTGGCAAGGCCAGTTCCTGCACAGAGTAGTCTCGCTCTTGTGTCCAGGCAAGGGAGCATGGTGCAGCAGAGTGTGCCTCTTATGGATCCTCTTGTGACTCTATTTGGTAGCATCCATGAAAAGCTCCCTGATACTGGAAGTATGAGAAGCATGCTATTTCCCAATTTCGGCAGCATGATCAGCACCATGGATCCTCACATCAAAGACGATCACTGGGATGAGGAAAGTCTGCAGAGAGAAGGTGATGGTTATCCATCAGATGGTATCGGTGCAGACTCTGATGACAATCTACAAAGTCCATtgatatcacgtcaaacaactgCCGTTGAAAACATGGTCCCTCCTCCCCATGGCAGCACTTTGAGTGTGAGGCGGCATAGCAGCCTCATGCAAGGCAATGCTGGAGAAGGGGTAGGCAGCATGGGAATTGGTGGCGGTTGGCAGTTGGCATGGAAATGGTCTGAGAGAGAAGGTGAAGATGGAAATAAAGAAGGAGGTTTCAAAAGGATATATTTGCATCAGGAGGGTGTCCCTGGCTCTCGGCGTGGGTCTCTTGTTTCAGTTCCTGGTGGTGATATTCCTGAAGATGGTGAATTCATACAGGCTGCTGCTTTGGTAAGTCAGCCTGCACTTTACTCCAAGGAACTTATGGGTCAGCATCCCGTTGGACCAGCAATGGTCCATCCATCTGAAACTGCGTCAAAAGGTCCTAGCTGGGCTGCTCTTCTTGAACCGGGAGTCAAAAGTGCGCTCATTGTTGGAATTGGAATTCAAATATTGCAACAG TTTTCTGGTATAAATGGAGTGATGTACTACACTCCTCAAATTCTTGAGCAGGCAGGTGTAGGAGTTCTTCTTTCTAGCTTTGGCATTGCATCAGACTCAGCATCCTTCCTCATCAGTGCGTTAACAAACTTTTTGATGCTCCCTTCTGTAGCTATTGCAATGCGATTCATGGACGTTGCTGGCAGAAG GACACTTCTTCTGTACACTATCCCAGTGCTCATACTATCCCTCATCTTGCTGGTCATCGGTAACACTGTCAACCTCGGGAGTGTAGCTCATGCTGTAGTTTCTACTGTTTGCGTGATTCTTTACTTTTGCTTCTTTGTAACTGGCTATGGACCTATCCCAAATATCCTCTGCGCGGAAATCTTTCCCACGAGGGTTCGTGGTTTGTGCATTGCCATATGTGCTCTGGTTTTCTGGATATGCGATGTCATTGTGACGTACACACTGCCCGTGATGCTCAGATCGATTGGCTTAGCTGGAGTGTTCGGTATTTATGCCGTTGTATGTGTCATTTCTTGGTTTTTTGTCTTCTTGAGGGTTCCTGAAACCAAAGGCATGCCCTTAGAAGTCATTACAGAGTTTTTCGCTGTTGGTGCAAGACAAGCTGCTATGGCGAAGCACGAGTAG